The following are encoded in a window of bacterium SCSIO 12643 genomic DNA:
- a CDS encoding DUF4381 domain-containing protein, producing MNDSLNISTDLKMKALYEPEAVAFSFETVGWQILFIVAGVLILVGLFFITRSYIRNAYRRKAIALIQVITVRYNSKQDVHCFTDLMVVLKQVAMTTYGRTHVADLSGVEWLQFLEEKGKETPFSKFESIWNQALYKNEAPSNEDALSVFGLAKKWIKTHA from the coding sequence ATGAATGATTCTTTAAACATATCGACAGATTTAAAGATGAAAGCGCTTTATGAGCCGGAAGCGGTAGCTTTTTCGTTTGAAACGGTAGGGTGGCAAATCCTCTTTATAGTAGCTGGAGTATTGATATTAGTGGGCTTGTTTTTTATCACAAGAAGTTATATCCGTAATGCGTATCGTAGAAAAGCGATTGCGTTGATTCAGGTGATTACAGTTAGATATAACTCAAAACAAGATGTGCATTGCTTTACAGATTTGATGGTCGTTCTAAAACAAGTTGCAATGACCACTTACGGGAGAACACATGTGGCCGATTTAAGTGGGGTGGAATGGTTACAATTTTTAGAAGAAAAAGGAAAAGAAACACCATTTTCTAAGTTCGAATCCATATGGAATCAAGCATTATATAAAAATGAAGCCCCTTCAAATGAAGATGCTTTAAGTGTATTTGGTTTAGCAAAAAAGTGGATAAAAACGCATGCCTGA
- a CDS encoding VWA domain-containing protein, with protein MPENFEIAHLWVFWLTPLPLLVYLLIPAMRMKSASLIYPNFENAQGYTDQKPRSASMIRRRNIFRWIVLVGIWVSLLVAASSPQLVGKPEMKVKTSRNFLVVADISFSMAKKDWEIDGKRVRRWDAVKSVMHEFIQKREGDRMGLIFFGSAAYIQAPFTPDLEVVDQMLEEADVGFAGQMTHIGKAIMKGMELFDNDTIENKVMLVITDGVDAGSEILPLDAADMAQKDSILIYTIGIGEPGTQGSDLDEKTLREISNMTKARYFRGKDTEALEEIYEELDRLEPIEYEEETYKPVTLLYHYPLAVAVVLSLVMLFVTTVWGVIRKLMHPVK; from the coding sequence ATGCCTGAGAATTTTGAAATAGCGCATCTGTGGGTATTTTGGTTAACACCATTACCGCTGTTGGTGTATTTGTTGATTCCGGCTATGCGCATGAAAAGTGCTTCGTTGATTTACCCGAATTTTGAAAATGCGCAGGGTTATACTGATCAAAAACCGCGTAGCGCATCCATGATCCGAAGACGTAATATTTTCAGATGGATTGTCCTGGTTGGGATTTGGGTATCCTTATTAGTTGCAGCCTCTTCTCCACAATTGGTGGGTAAGCCGGAAATGAAAGTGAAGACCTCCAGAAATTTCTTAGTGGTGGCTGATATTTCATTCAGCATGGCAAAAAAAGACTGGGAAATTGATGGAAAACGAGTGCGAAGATGGGATGCGGTTAAATCGGTGATGCATGAATTTATCCAAAAGCGAGAAGGAGATCGAATGGGGTTGATCTTCTTTGGTTCAGCCGCCTATATTCAGGCTCCTTTCACACCAGATTTAGAAGTTGTAGACCAAATGTTGGAAGAAGCAGATGTGGGATTTGCCGGACAGATGACACATATCGGTAAAGCCATTATGAAGGGAATGGAGTTATTCGATAACGATACCATCGAAAACAAGGTGATGTTGGTGATCACAGATGGAGTAGATGCCGGATCGGAAATATTGCCTTTAGATGCGGCAGATATGGCGCAAAAAGATTCTATTTTGATTTATACGATTGGTATTGGAGAACCAGGAACGCAAGGTTCCGATTTGGATGAAAAAACACTTCGGGAAATCTCGAATATGACTAAAGCCAGATATTTCAGAGGGAAAGATACTGAAGCACTGGAAGAAATATATGAGGAATTAGACCGATTGGAGCCCATAGAATACGAAGAAGAAACCTATAAACCTGTGACACTTTTATATCACTATCCGCTTGCGGTTGCGGTAGTACTGAGTTTAGTGATGTTGTTTGTTACCACGGTTTGGGGAGTGATACGAAAATTAATGCATCCGGTTAAATGA
- a CDS encoding BatD family protein yields MVRWLKTYGMFVAMIVVSFSGWSQRHLWTEVQVKPSYVYIGQPVEVTVSVFTSTWFTQGVHVQNIQVNDAFTVYFRSLSTSKVIKGKTYAGVQFFYNVFPYSDEDIVFPALEIEVETPDAGDYKGVKRKVRTTPRKIRIKPIPPGIQSEDWLVTHQMTVRDYWSGDLKNVKVGDVIERSIYREAAGTVSELIPPIVWDSLDGVSLYPDRMSAQNHKSKTAISAERTDRMRYLFEKEGEVVFPEMEVMWWNPRYKKIYKRTLKEVVVYVNPNPDLGMLESIKDSLNIAQAQAREDEIADKEFSFWGLTIKEWSVLILALIVGGYVLKKWIWPLIMWARGKYLKYRVSERYYFNQFLVRKWSGNSDHWKTALYRWIDELEVIEPSVKYLIETYGNPDKSIETYGIQDWLRLRKRYLRRNQKSTHSNWMNPTG; encoded by the coding sequence ATGGTAAGATGGCTGAAGACATATGGAATGTTTGTTGCGATGATTGTGGTATCATTTTCGGGATGGTCACAAAGACATCTCTGGACTGAAGTTCAGGTAAAACCTTCGTATGTATACATAGGACAGCCAGTAGAAGTTACCGTTTCAGTATTTACAAGTACGTGGTTTACTCAGGGAGTTCATGTACAGAATATCCAGGTAAATGATGCATTTACGGTGTATTTTAGATCATTGAGTACCTCCAAAGTTATTAAAGGAAAAACGTATGCTGGAGTTCAGTTTTTTTACAATGTATTCCCATATTCAGATGAGGATATTGTTTTTCCAGCTCTGGAAATTGAGGTAGAAACCCCGGATGCAGGAGATTACAAAGGTGTAAAACGAAAAGTCAGGACTACACCCAGAAAAATCAGGATTAAACCAATTCCTCCTGGAATTCAATCTGAAGATTGGTTGGTAACACACCAAATGACGGTCCGAGATTATTGGAGCGGTGATCTAAAAAATGTCAAGGTTGGAGATGTCATTGAACGCTCTATTTATCGTGAGGCTGCCGGAACAGTATCGGAGCTGATTCCACCAATTGTTTGGGATAGTCTGGACGGGGTGAGTTTATATCCTGATAGAATGAGTGCGCAGAATCATAAATCTAAAACGGCCATTAGTGCGGAACGAACGGATAGGATGCGTTATTTGTTTGAAAAAGAAGGCGAAGTAGTATTTCCTGAAATGGAAGTGATGTGGTGGAATCCGAGGTATAAAAAAATATATAAGCGAACATTAAAAGAAGTGGTTGTTTATGTGAATCCAAATCCGGATTTAGGGATGTTGGAAAGTATAAAAGACTCCTTAAACATTGCTCAGGCTCAAGCTCGGGAAGATGAAATTGCGGATAAAGAATTTAGTTTTTGGGGATTAACTATAAAAGAATGGAGTGTTTTAATTCTGGCACTTATTGTAGGTGGATATGTATTGAAAAAATGGATTTGGCCTTTGATCATGTGGGCAAGAGGTAAATATCTCAAATATCGAGTTTCCGAACGTTATTATTTTAATCAGTTTCTGGTCCGAAAATGGAGTGGAAATTCTGATCATTGGAAAACTGCGTTGTATCGTTGGATTGATGAGTTAGAAGTAATAGAGCCATCGGTGAAGTATTTAATTGAAACCTACGGTAATCCTGATAAATCAATTGAAACCTATGGAATTCAGGATTGGCTGAGGTTAAGAAAAAGGTATCTCCGTAGAAATCAAAAAAGTACCCATTCCAATTGGATGAACCCCACAGGATAG
- a CDS encoding PaaI family thioesterase, translating into MSQEEHYRKLERMYLQANVNTMIFDTTTCHISEGKSEIGLCISEKYFHALGAIHGSVYFKLLDDAAFFAVNSVVRDAFVLTTSFNIQLLRPVNKGIIKAEGKVRFVSKELFVAESVLYNERGKEVATGTGNFVKSKVQLTPEIGYE; encoded by the coding sequence ATGAGCCAGGAAGAACACTATCGAAAATTAGAGCGCATGTATTTACAGGCGAATGTCAATACCATGATTTTTGATACCACTACATGTCATATTTCTGAAGGAAAATCTGAAATTGGACTGTGTATTTCTGAGAAGTATTTTCATGCTTTAGGAGCCATTCATGGTTCCGTGTATTTTAAGCTATTAGATGATGCTGCGTTTTTTGCGGTGAATTCGGTGGTGAGAGATGCTTTTGTGTTGACCACATCATTTAACATTCAGTTATTACGACCGGTGAATAAAGGAATCATAAAAGCGGAAGGCAAGGTACGGTTTGTGTCTAAAGAATTATTTGTGGCTGAATCTGTACTCTATAATGAACGCGGTAAAGAAGTGGCTACAGGAACCGGAAATTTTGTAAAAAGCAAAGTACAATTAACCCCAGAGATCGGATATGAATAA
- a CDS encoding arylsulfatase: protein MNKIKLGIAPVAMALAISLLSGCNSTPKETTKKEPSASKFNGEIALDVRDSKSDWTPYTPKAAPKGAPNILFILYDDTGLGAWSPYGGRINMPTMDKLAANGLTYTQWHTTALCSPTRSTIQTGRNHHLNGMAAITETADGFPGSNGRMGPEVTPLSKILQDNGYSTFWIGKNHNVPEQDVASGGSKKQWPLQMGWDRFYGFIGGETNNWYPDLIEDNHFVEQEYGPEDGYHLSKDLADHALGMLQDQQATNPSKPWYMWYNPGANHAPHHAPQEYIDKYKGKFDDGYDVYREWVTNRMIEKGILPEGTVNTPMNPMREDMAAAIDNVRPWNTLTDDEKKLFARMAEVYAGFSEYTDVQVGRVIDYLEKSGQLENTIVLYAADNGASGEGSPNGSVNENKFFNNFPDELSENMKYLDVLGGPETYEHYPTGWASAFSAPFKMFKRYSQYAGGTNDPLVISWPKGIQSKGEIRHQYHHSVDIVPTLLEVIGLEMPETYNGVKQVPLSGVSMAYTFDAKPNDPTEKDVQYYAMLGSRGIWKDGWKAAAVHAPLSGKGNFDKDDWELYHVAEDRSESKDLAKENPEKLQELIDAWFVEAEKNNVLPLDDRSAAEILTIERPSQEPARDRYVYYPNTAPVPEGNAVNIRGRSYKILANVEITENSSGVVFAHGSRFGGHSLFIKNNKLYYVYNFLGIKPEQVFESSVKLTPGKYTIGMEFVRESTGDKGESIGTTKLYIDEKLVAEGPMRTQPAKFTLSGDGLCVGYDSGDGVSELYPNPSKFSGGIIDFVAVTVEGTPYIDLEAEAKRVMMSQ, encoded by the coding sequence ATGAACAAGATAAAATTGGGCATTGCACCTGTGGCTATGGCATTGGCTATTAGTCTCCTATCAGGCTGTAATTCGACCCCAAAAGAAACCACAAAAAAAGAACCTTCTGCTTCTAAATTTAATGGAGAAATTGCTTTAGATGTTAGAGATTCTAAATCAGATTGGACTCCATATACACCCAAAGCAGCACCAAAAGGGGCTCCCAATATTTTATTTATTCTTTACGATGATACCGGACTAGGTGCATGGTCACCATACGGTGGAAGAATCAATATGCCGACAATGGACAAACTAGCTGCGAATGGTTTGACTTATACACAATGGCATACAACCGCTTTATGTTCGCCAACCAGATCTACAATTCAAACGGGAAGAAATCACCATTTAAATGGAATGGCTGCAATTACTGAAACTGCAGATGGGTTCCCAGGTTCTAATGGTAGAATGGGACCAGAGGTGACTCCACTTTCTAAGATTTTGCAAGACAACGGATACAGTACTTTCTGGATTGGTAAAAACCATAATGTGCCAGAGCAAGATGTAGCCTCGGGTGGTAGTAAAAAACAATGGCCTTTACAAATGGGTTGGGATCGTTTTTACGGATTTATTGGTGGAGAAACCAATAACTGGTACCCGGATTTGATTGAGGATAACCATTTCGTTGAACAAGAATATGGACCTGAAGATGGATATCACTTATCAAAAGATTTAGCAGACCATGCTTTGGGAATGTTGCAAGACCAACAAGCGACAAATCCGTCAAAACCCTGGTATATGTGGTATAATCCTGGAGCAAATCATGCACCACACCACGCACCACAAGAGTACATCGACAAATACAAAGGAAAATTTGATGATGGGTATGATGTGTATAGAGAATGGGTAACCAATAGGATGATTGAAAAAGGAATTTTACCGGAAGGTACGGTGAATACCCCGATGAATCCAATGCGTGAGGATATGGCTGCTGCTATTGATAACGTCCGTCCGTGGAACACTTTAACGGATGATGAAAAGAAATTATTCGCACGTATGGCTGAGGTATATGCTGGATTTTCAGAGTATACGGATGTACAGGTTGGAAGAGTGATTGATTATTTGGAAAAAAGTGGTCAACTGGAAAATACCATCGTTTTATATGCTGCGGATAATGGTGCTTCTGGAGAAGGGTCTCCAAATGGATCAGTAAATGAAAACAAGTTCTTTAATAACTTCCCGGATGAGCTTTCTGAAAATATGAAGTATTTGGATGTTTTAGGCGGCCCTGAAACATATGAGCATTATCCAACTGGGTGGGCATCTGCGTTTTCTGCACCATTTAAAATGTTTAAGCGTTATTCTCAATATGCTGGAGGAACCAATGATCCGTTGGTGATTTCATGGCCAAAAGGAATTCAGTCCAAAGGCGAAATCAGACATCAGTATCACCATTCTGTGGATATCGTTCCAACATTGTTAGAGGTAATTGGTTTAGAAATGCCGGAAACGTATAATGGAGTAAAACAAGTGCCTTTATCTGGTGTGTCAATGGCCTATACATTCGATGCGAAGCCTAATGACCCTACTGAAAAAGATGTACAGTATTATGCGATGTTAGGATCAAGAGGAATTTGGAAAGACGGATGGAAAGCAGCTGCTGTTCACGCACCGCTTTCAGGAAAAGGAAACTTCGATAAAGATGATTGGGAATTGTATCATGTGGCGGAGGATAGGTCAGAGTCTAAAGATTTAGCGAAAGAAAATCCGGAAAAACTACAAGAATTAATTGATGCCTGGTTTGTTGAAGCAGAGAAAAATAATGTGCTTCCATTGGATGATAGAAGTGCGGCAGAGATATTAACTATTGAAAGACCTTCTCAAGAACCAGCTAGAGATAGATATGTATACTATCCAAATACAGCTCCGGTACCGGAAGGTAATGCGGTAAATATTAGAGGCCGCTCATATAAGATTTTGGCAAACGTAGAGATTACTGAAAATTCTTCAGGTGTGGTATTTGCACATGGATCTCGTTTCGGTGGCCACTCATTATTTATCAAGAATAATAAATTGTATTACGTGTATAATTTCTTAGGAATTAAACCAGAGCAGGTTTTTGAATCATCAGTGAAATTAACTCCGGGGAAATATACTATCGGAATGGAGTTTGTTCGTGAAAGTACTGGTGATAAAGGAGAGTCTATTGGAACTACGAAATTGTATATTGATGAGAAGTTAGTAGCTGAAGGCCCGATGAGAACTCAACCAGCTAAGTTTACACTTTCAGGTGATGGATTATGTGTTGGATATGATAGTGGTGATGGGGTTAGTGAATTATATCCTAATCCAAGTAAGTTTTCAGGAGGTATCATTGATTTTGTAGCGGTAACTGTAGAAGGTACCCCATACATCGATTTAGAAGCGGAAGCGAAAAGAGTTATGATGAGTCAATAG
- a CDS encoding DUF58 domain-containing protein gives MSEEYPKDVFVSLEELLQMSRYAKGFSFRARKQKVRSILAGKYASKLRGRGMDFEEVRQYVPGDDIRNIDWKVTARTQKTHSKVFTEEKEKPVLIVVDQSKSMFFGSVKKTKSVVAAELAAMIAFKIQKEGDRVGGLIFTDQGADAVLPKRNKKNTLKLLERIVHHNHNLKQNASGDRSVALREAISKLRNIVTHDFLIVVISDFVYYSDEVVKNLSRLAQHNDVLLAKVFDPIERKIPREKMIVGDGNHQIMVDGQRKKVSEKFTAGFDQDLTDFETKMKKFRIPLIRMNTIDPVDEQIKRAFNSHE, from the coding sequence ATGAGTGAAGAATATCCAAAAGACGTATTTGTATCGTTGGAGGAATTACTCCAAATGAGTCGCTATGCCAAAGGTTTTTCATTTAGAGCGCGAAAGCAAAAAGTGCGAAGCATTTTGGCGGGTAAATACGCTTCTAAATTAAGAGGCCGGGGAATGGACTTTGAAGAAGTGCGTCAATACGTCCCAGGTGATGATATTCGAAACATCGATTGGAAAGTAACCGCAAGAACCCAAAAAACACATTCAAAAGTATTTACTGAGGAAAAAGAGAAACCGGTTTTGATTGTGGTGGATCAATCCAAATCCATGTTTTTTGGTTCAGTTAAAAAAACAAAATCCGTAGTAGCAGCAGAGTTAGCTGCGATGATTGCATTTAAAATTCAAAAAGAAGGAGACCGTGTGGGAGGATTGATTTTTACGGATCAAGGTGCCGATGCAGTACTACCTAAAAGAAATAAAAAGAATACGCTGAAGTTACTGGAGCGTATTGTCCATCACAATCACAACCTGAAACAAAATGCTTCGGGAGATCGTTCCGTAGCGCTTCGAGAAGCCATTTCGAAGTTGAGAAATATTGTAACCCATGATTTCTTAATTGTAGTGATAAGCGATTTTGTATACTATTCGGATGAGGTGGTGAAAAACCTTTCGCGATTGGCGCAGCATAATGATGTGTTACTGGCCAAAGTATTCGATCCGATTGAAAGAAAAATCCCTCGTGAAAAAATGATTGTAGGAGATGGAAATCATCAAATTATGGTGGATGGGCAGCGCAAGAAAGTATCGGAAAAATTCACAGCCGGGTTTGATCAGGATCTAACAGATTTTGAAACCAAAATGAAGAAGTTCAGAATTCCATTGATTCGGATGAATACCATTGATCCGGTCGATGAGCAAATCAAAAGAGCTTTTAATTCCCATGAATGA
- a CDS encoding Crp/Fnr family transcriptional regulator → MLYSSEELKNRVLHFFPNLSDAALDEFLSICKYKKAGNKEIILKGGSTRKNVILLLSGSARAFSLDKEGKELNNFMRYEGYLIADAKVFGDEVQILEVESIGEVHYLKFNIGKLEELSYESKELLSFYLDFLKEIILTLSHRVGTFVTMNPKERYEDLLRWNPKYLHSAFDKDVASFIGIKPITLYRIKKEVE, encoded by the coding sequence ATGCTCTATTCCAGTGAAGAACTAAAAAACCGGGTTTTACATTTTTTTCCGAACTTAAGTGATGCAGCTTTGGATGAGTTTTTATCCATATGTAAGTATAAAAAAGCAGGAAATAAAGAGATTATTCTAAAAGGTGGGAGTACCCGTAAAAATGTGATTCTGCTATTGTCAGGTTCAGCCAGAGCTTTTTCACTAGATAAAGAAGGAAAAGAGCTCAATAACTTTATGCGTTACGAAGGTTATTTAATTGCGGATGCCAAAGTGTTTGGGGATGAGGTTCAGATACTGGAAGTTGAATCAATAGGTGAGGTACATTACTTAAAATTCAATATCGGGAAACTGGAAGAATTGAGCTACGAAAGCAAAGAATTGTTGAGTTTTTACCTGGACTTTCTAAAGGAAATTATTTTAACCTTATCACATCGGGTGGGCACATTTGTAACTATGAACCCTAAAGAACGCTACGAAGATTTGTTGAGATGGAATCCCAAGTATTTGCATTCGGCATTTGATAAAGATGTGGCGAGCTTTATTGGAATCAAACCGATTACCCTATATAGAATCAAAAAGGAGGTAGAGTAA
- a CDS encoding VWA domain-containing protein, producing MAQWTHIDWDKFHFLRPEYLWLFLPIGLILILGILSFRDEERWKQHIASHLRPYVIQKGSNQMRLWIHIFLMFFLSVTVLGLSGPTWSEIKVPGKILETPVVIALDLSQSMMASDIQPNRLDRAKFKIKDLLAADPKSRMALVGFAGTAHTIIPLSRDYRIINSHLDGLGPHIMPYQGTNFEMLFDVVDTIVAITDAPSRLILFTDEISEALFQSVQNYIQTEGRNVVIVPMNTTLGAEIPRLGSTVSIRDKDGEVVRSALDQDIVLKLGALSQVEISQLTLDKSDMEKLAQEISTNLNFQEKDGLKEDDWEDQGWVLIIPLLLLTLVWFRKGFVIYSILFVMALQSCDSDTAFSDFWYTKDYQGQRLFDAGDYDSAAVVFEDPMRKGVAYYKAGNFEAAIQAFSKDTTSNGMYNLGLAYYQNGNIEEAQMAFGMAVELDPNMEAARVNQKMLDDVIRGQDEVNPEDATESQPLDNSKNIENKDMEDLSGGGQEATKEDMQRERKEETVSTDIRKGKELDEVPDDIDFGNSQRMDPQKVLMRKVDDDPALFLKRKFKYQAQKRGLKPKEGAKKW from the coding sequence ATGGCGCAATGGACACATATCGATTGGGATAAGTTTCATTTTCTGAGACCGGAATATCTATGGCTTTTCTTGCCCATTGGTTTGATATTGATTCTTGGGATTTTAAGTTTTAGAGATGAAGAGCGATGGAAACAACATATTGCAAGTCACTTAAGACCATATGTGATTCAAAAAGGAAGTAACCAAATGAGACTGTGGATTCATATCTTCCTGATGTTTTTTCTAAGCGTTACGGTTTTAGGTCTCTCAGGTCCAACGTGGAGTGAGATTAAAGTTCCGGGAAAAATTCTGGAAACCCCGGTGGTTATAGCTTTGGATCTTTCTCAAAGTATGATGGCATCCGATATTCAACCCAATCGTTTGGACCGTGCGAAGTTTAAGATTAAAGATTTGTTAGCTGCGGATCCCAAATCTCGAATGGCATTGGTGGGCTTTGCAGGCACTGCACATACTATTATTCCGTTGAGTCGTGATTATCGAATTATAAACAGTCATTTGGATGGTTTGGGCCCACATATAATGCCGTATCAGGGGACAAATTTTGAAATGCTGTTCGATGTGGTAGACACCATAGTGGCCATTACAGATGCGCCATCCAGATTGATTTTATTTACTGATGAGATTTCGGAGGCATTGTTTCAATCGGTTCAAAATTATATCCAGACAGAAGGTCGAAATGTGGTGATCGTTCCGATGAATACCACACTAGGAGCGGAAATCCCACGACTGGGTAGTACTGTATCAATAAGAGATAAGGATGGTGAGGTGGTTCGATCTGCATTGGATCAGGATATAGTTTTAAAGTTGGGAGCGCTGTCGCAAGTTGAGATAAGCCAGTTAACGTTGGATAAAAGCGATATGGAAAAACTGGCACAAGAGATCAGTACCAACTTAAACTTTCAGGAAAAAGATGGCCTGAAAGAAGATGATTGGGAAGATCAGGGGTGGGTACTGATCATTCCATTGCTGTTATTGACTTTAGTCTGGTTCAGAAAAGGATTTGTAATATACTCCATACTGTTTGTGATGGCCTTGCAATCTTGTGATTCTGATACCGCGTTTAGCGATTTTTGGTATACTAAAGATTATCAGGGACAGAGATTGTTCGATGCAGGGGATTATGATTCTGCAGCAGTGGTTTTCGAAGACCCTATGCGAAAAGGAGTAGCGTATTATAAAGCCGGGAATTTTGAAGCGGCTATTCAGGCCTTCAGTAAAGACACTACTTCCAATGGAATGTACAATTTAGGATTGGCCTATTACCAAAATGGAAATATTGAAGAAGCACAAATGGCTTTTGGAATGGCGGTAGAATTGGACCCCAATATGGAAGCCGCTCGAGTGAATCAAAAGATGTTGGATGATGTGATACGTGGACAAGATGAAGTAAATCCGGAAGATGCGACAGAATCTCAGCCTTTGGATAATTCCAAAAACATAGAGAACAAAGACATGGAAGACCTGAGCGGAGGCGGACAAGAGGCGACTAAGGAAGACATGCAACGCGAAAGGAAAGAAGAAACAGTATCTACCGATATCCGTAAAGGAAAGGAATTAGATGAGGTGCCGGATGATATTGATTTTGGGAATTCTCAACGGATGGATCCACAGAAAGTTTTGATGCGAAAAGTGGATGATGATCCTGCGTTATTCTTAAAGCGTAAATTTAAATATCAAGCCCAAAAGAGAGGTCTGAAACCAAAAGAGGGAGCTAAGAAATGGTAA
- a CDS encoding (4Fe-4S)-binding protein translates to MKREITKKYIKDDLTIIWQPAKCIHAAVCVKMLPEVYNPNEKPWIKQENASVAELKKQIDACPSGALSYTDGTESKSADSSPVEASVMKNGPMLIKGDLKIKGVDGAIEIKSGMTAICRCGGSGNKPYCDGAHAKIGFEG, encoded by the coding sequence ATGAAGAGAGAAATTACTAAAAAGTACATCAAAGATGATCTGACGATTATATGGCAACCTGCAAAGTGCATACATGCTGCGGTATGTGTCAAAATGTTACCGGAAGTATATAATCCCAATGAGAAACCATGGATTAAGCAAGAAAATGCTAGCGTGGCTGAACTTAAAAAACAAATTGATGCGTGTCCATCCGGAGCTTTGTCCTATACTGATGGAACTGAATCGAAATCAGCAGATTCCAGTCCGGTGGAAGCATCCGTAATGAAAAATGGTCCGATGTTGATCAAGGGTGATCTTAAAATTAAAGGCGTAGATGGAGCTATTGAAATAAAATCCGGAATGACTGCGATTTGTCGCTGTGGAGGATCGGGTAACAAACCGTATTGTGATGGTGCACATGCCAAGATTGGATTTGAAGGATAA
- a CDS encoding MoxR family ATPase, with protein MTTLESIQQLRDHMSKSIIGQDKLVNRLILVLLANGNLLLEGLPGLAKTRAIKALSKGLNCDLSRIQFTPDLLPSDITGTEIYQPETEEKFIFQKGPIFSNLILADEINRSPAKVQSALLEAMEERQVSVGGKTYPMDPLFMVLATQNPVEQEGTYPLPEAQMDRFIMHVMIDYPDDAAELQIIRLNRQEQSPQKETESEKLASEIVFKAREEIAQVTISENMERYIVDIISATRNPDKYGEELDSWIEFGASPRGSIAVDRCARVHAWMEGRDHVTPDDIRAVVYDCLRHRLILSYEAEANSISADEVIRNILKEVAVVG; from the coding sequence ATGACAACATTAGAATCCATACAGCAATTAAGAGACCATATGTCGAAATCGATTATTGGTCAGGATAAATTGGTCAACAGATTGATTTTGGTTTTATTGGCCAATGGGAATTTATTACTTGAAGGACTGCCGGGTTTGGCAAAAACCAGAGCGATTAAAGCTCTTTCTAAAGGTTTGAATTGTGATTTGAGTCGAATCCAGTTTACCCCGGATTTGTTGCCATCAGATATTACCGGAACTGAAATCTATCAACCGGAAACAGAAGAGAAATTCATTTTTCAAAAAGGGCCGATTTTTAGTAATCTGATTCTGGCGGATGAAATCAATAGATCACCTGCCAAAGTGCAATCAGCTTTGTTGGAGGCTATGGAAGAAAGACAAGTGTCTGTTGGAGGAAAAACCTATCCTATGGATCCTTTGTTTATGGTTCTGGCCACACAAAACCCGGTAGAACAAGAAGGAACTTATCCGTTACCGGAGGCACAAATGGATCGATTTATTATGCATGTAATGATTGATTATCCGGATGATGCCGCTGAATTACAAATCATTCGGTTAAATCGTCAGGAGCAAAGTCCCCAAAAAGAAACCGAATCGGAAAAATTAGCATCTGAAATTGTGTTTAAAGCACGAGAGGAAATTGCACAAGTAACGATTTCTGAAAACATGGAACGTTACATCGTAGATATTATCTCAGCCACACGAAATCCGGATAAATACGGAGAAGAATTGGATAGCTGGATAGAGTTTGGCGCTAGTCCAAGAGGGAGTATTGCGGTAGATCGTTGCGCAAGAGTGCATGCCTGGATGGAAGGAAGAGATCATGTAACCCCTGATGATATTCGCGCGGTGGTGTATGATTGCTTAAGACATCGATTAATACTGAGTTATGAAGCTGAAGCGAATAGCATTTCAGCTGATGAGGTGATTCGAAATATATTAAAAGAAGTTGCAGTGGTGGGCTAA